The following coding sequences lie in one Flagellimonas eckloniae genomic window:
- a CDS encoding ABC transporter permease, with translation MVKNHFRTAWRSLLKNKIFAGLNIIGLSVAFAIAILLSMAGFFDLSYDKFHTNSKDIYKVYSMWQNPKGSQVSVSHSVPLMPTIMGEVPGIKKATRHLQQEAVLTYGEKEINMDAIWVDADFFTMFTFPAIKGKMDNPLEKQSDIVITEKTAKMLFGDEEAIGKTVQILINGKDHPFTVGTVVENNPSQSTLDFEVAVRFEKEAHYLENKDEWGARYHDIYVQLVKDVAPSQFDVATRSLVNHNFKERIDNAKRDGAQPDADGLFYKFELLPFLDENFTTFRNGYVEVSRSNTYLVLGVAFLILFIACVNFVNMSIARSGERLKEIGMRKTLGAKRKQLFFQFWTESLLVFFFSISIGLLISMLLIDDFKTIFRTDVSFGLILSPVIILLFLLSILMITLIVGGYPALLLSKLGTIQSLKGKLDVSGKNRVRDALMVLQFGIAILMITGTLVLHSQLDFMRNKDLGFNKEQVLSFPLDGKKNSYDALELMRNELAGNPDILEISGADNNLGYGKDGSVSSSMFGFEYKNRVINTNYLTVDYDYVETLDLKLVAGRNFSREFESDRSGAVINEAMAKEFGEKDPLTAYISFSDSLRFPVIGVVKDYHFENLDKTIAPITMMMSRDDDLYYAYVKVAPANLAKSYEAIKNAWARVSPNSKFLGSFLDENIDRTFRKEKRMTTMITSGAVLAIALSCIGLFAISLLIVNQRTKEIGVRKVIGASVSNITFLLTKDFLKLVGISFLIASPIAWWFMKEWLKNYPFKIDLSPLFFVTAGLLAGIIALFTVGSRTIRAAKQNPIKSLRTE, from the coding sequence ATGGTAAAGAATCATTTTAGAACAGCCTGGAGAAGCCTCCTAAAGAATAAAATATTTGCCGGTTTAAACATTATTGGGCTGTCAGTTGCTTTTGCTATTGCCATTCTGCTATCCATGGCCGGTTTTTTTGACCTATCGTATGATAAGTTCCATACCAACTCCAAAGATATTTATAAGGTGTACTCCATGTGGCAGAATCCCAAAGGCTCCCAAGTAAGCGTAAGCCATTCTGTACCGTTAATGCCCACTATCATGGGTGAAGTACCGGGGATAAAAAAAGCCACCCGCCATTTACAGCAAGAAGCCGTACTTACGTATGGGGAAAAAGAAATTAATATGGATGCCATTTGGGTGGATGCCGATTTCTTTACGATGTTCACCTTTCCCGCTATTAAGGGAAAAATGGATAATCCCTTGGAAAAGCAGTCGGACATCGTCATTACGGAAAAAACGGCAAAAATGTTGTTCGGAGATGAAGAGGCCATAGGCAAAACAGTGCAAATTCTAATCAATGGAAAAGACCATCCTTTTACTGTAGGAACTGTGGTCGAGAACAATCCATCACAGAGTACACTGGATTTTGAAGTTGCTGTACGGTTTGAAAAAGAAGCACATTATTTAGAAAATAAAGATGAATGGGGCGCGAGGTATCACGATATATATGTGCAATTGGTTAAAGACGTTGCTCCAAGCCAATTTGATGTGGCAACACGTTCACTGGTGAATCACAATTTTAAAGAACGAATCGATAATGCTAAGCGAGATGGCGCCCAGCCTGATGCGGACGGCCTTTTCTATAAGTTTGAACTTTTGCCATTCTTGGATGAAAATTTTACGACTTTCCGAAATGGATATGTAGAAGTCAGCCGTAGCAATACCTATTTGGTGTTGGGCGTTGCTTTTTTGATTCTTTTTATAGCCTGTGTCAACTTTGTTAATATGAGCATTGCCAGAAGTGGAGAACGCCTAAAAGAGATAGGTATGCGAAAAACACTTGGGGCAAAACGCAAACAACTATTTTTTCAGTTTTGGACAGAAAGTTTACTTGTTTTCTTTTTCTCCATAAGTATCGGCCTGCTCATAAGCATGTTGTTGATTGATGATTTTAAAACCATTTTTAGGACTGATGTCTCCTTTGGATTGATTTTATCACCGGTTATAATCTTACTTTTTCTGTTGAGCATACTCATGATAACCTTAATTGTAGGAGGGTATCCTGCATTGCTTTTGAGTAAACTGGGCACTATTCAATCTTTAAAAGGAAAACTAGATGTCTCCGGTAAAAATAGGGTTCGGGATGCCTTAATGGTTTTACAGTTTGGGATAGCCATTTTAATGATAACGGGAACATTGGTACTGCATAGTCAGTTAGATTTTATGCGCAACAAAGATCTTGGTTTTAATAAAGAGCAAGTACTCTCTTTTCCATTGGATGGAAAAAAGAATAGCTATGACGCTTTGGAACTAATGCGCAACGAATTGGCGGGCAATCCGGATATTTTGGAAATATCTGGAGCCGATAATAATTTGGGCTACGGGAAAGATGGTAGTGTTTCCAGTAGTATGTTCGGTTTTGAATACAAGAACAGGGTAATCAATACCAACTATCTCACGGTTGATTATGATTATGTGGAAACCTTGGATTTGAAACTCGTAGCAGGCAGGAACTTTAGTAGGGAATTTGAAAGTGATAGGTCAGGAGCAGTGATCAACGAAGCCATGGCAAAAGAGTTTGGGGAAAAAGACCCATTAACGGCATATATTAGCTTTAGTGATTCATTGCGTTTTCCGGTAATAGGGGTGGTCAAAGATTACCACTTCGAAAACTTGGATAAGACCATAGCACCTATTACCATGATGATGAGCCGTGATGATGATCTTTATTATGCCTATGTGAAAGTAGCACCGGCTAATCTGGCAAAATCCTATGAAGCTATTAAAAATGCGTGGGCACGGGTCTCGCCCAACTCAAAATTCCTAGGTTCATTTTTAGATGAGAATATTGACCGGACCTTTAGAAAAGAAAAGCGAATGACCACTATGATTACCAGTGGTGCCGTTCTGGCAATTGCGTTGAGTTGTATTGGTCTGTTTGCTATTTCGTTACTAATTGTAAATCAGCGCACCAAGGAGATAGGGGTTAGAAAAGTAATAGGCGCAAGCGTATCGAACATTACTTTTTTATTGACCAAGGATTTCTTGAAATTAGTTGGAATATCATTTTTGATTGCTTCGCCAATAGCATGGTGGTTTATGAAAGAATGGTTAAAGAATTATCCGTTTAAAATTGACCTTAGTCCCTTGTTTTTTGTCACGGCGGGCTTGCTGGCCGGCATTATTGCTTTATTTACGGTTGGCAGCAGAACTATTAGGGCGGCAAAGCAAAACCCAATAAAGAGTCTGAGAACAGAGTAA